Part of the Gallalistipes aquisgranensis genome, AAAACGGAAACCATGAAGAAAAGGATATGGAGCACGCTATTGCTGGCTGGTATGCTGGCAGGGTGCGGAGGACAGGACGGATACCGGGTCGAAGGCGACTTGAAGGGGCTTGCCGGAGAGGTGTATCTGAATATCGACGGGCGGATGGCCGATACGGCTTCGGTGAAGGATGGCAAGTTTGTCTTCGAGGGGAAGACGGAGCGTCCGGCGACGGCGACCGTTCTGAACGAACGCGGACAGGTGACGACCTTCTTCCTGGAGAACGGCCGGATCGTGCTGAAAGGGGATGCGGAGAAGCCGATGGAGATCGAGATCACGGGAACGTTGAGCAACGAACGGTACAGTGAGGTGCGCCGGAAGCTGACGGCGTGCGTCGACCGTTACATGGCGGCTTCGTCCGGCGAGGAGAAAGAGGCGGCGATGGCATCGTTCGATTCGCTTTTCTGGGCTTCGGTGGATGCGAACACGGACAACATGCTGGGTGCTACTTTGCTTTACCAGGCTGCCCAGGGAGATGATCCCGCGCGGGTGGTTGATGCGATCGGGCGGTTTTCGTCCGAAATGCGGACTCATCCCATGATGAAAGAGGCGGAGCGGATCGCCGGAACGGCTCTGCGGACGGCGGTGGGGCAGCCTTATACCGACATCACGTTGCCGGATGCGGAC contains:
- a CDS encoding TlpA disulfide reductase family protein encodes the protein MKKRIWSTLLLAGMLAGCGGQDGYRVEGDLKGLAGEVYLNIDGRMADTASVKDGKFVFEGKTERPATATVLNERGQVTTFFLENGRIVLKGDAEKPMEIEITGTLSNERYSEVRRKLTACVDRYMAASSGEEKEAAMASFDSLFWASVDANTDNMLGATLLYQAAQGDDPARVVDAIGRFSSEMRTHPMMKEAERIAGTALRTAVGQPYTDITLPDADGKNVSLSSLVGEGKYVLLDFWASWCGPCREEFPYLAEAYGKYRAKGFDIYGVSLDQDREAWSEAVERYGLVWTNVVADENPNDAAQVYGVTSIPANFLIAPDGKIVARDLRGEALAKKLAEWLE